The Chryseobacterium nakagawai genome has a segment encoding these proteins:
- a CDS encoding transglycosylase domain-containing protein: protein MEVNNKNAGNKGKTFPLPPKKKNTSWKKWVSFIWIGLIVVVLGVSGLFFAVSQGFLGEMPDVKELENPDIFVASEIISSDGVTLGKFEKEKTQPIVYKDLPPYLIYALQAKEDERFKEHSGIDLYSIARAVAYGGGRGGGSTITQQLAKLLFTGTASQNKFERAFQKLKEWVVAVSLEKRYTKEEIITLYFNKFDFLFNANGVEMASRVYFNKKTSELTLPEAATFVAMLENPRKNNPYRYPEKAKERRNVVLDQMQKTGYIDAATYEKAISTPVEVDFHPIKSITDGYSAYYKFYLRKEIDKYLETHEKETGKKLNLYKDGLKIYVTLDSKMQKYAEEAIKEHLTDLQKRFDAEQRGRKNRPFYYLTDKQINSVMLQAMKRTGRYKLLKADGMPEDSIMMEFKKPIKTSRFTWNGEEEVEMSPWDSIRYHKQIAQAGLMSMVPGTGEIKAWVGGIDWQHFQYDHIKQGKRQVGSTFKPFVYATAIMKLGMTPCSTVSNATYDHNGWHVPGRGGMLTLKDGLAHSQNPIAARLIEMTGVDAVIQTARDLGVTEDIPRNNTIALGSSDITIYEMLGAYSTFANYGNHNKPEMIWRIEDANGRVIKEVNVEPKEVMNPMYAYTMIELMKGVAQYGTASGELGRRGISKGVEIAAKTGTTQNNSDGWFMGITPKLATGAWVGWEDRATHFFGTGEGQGARMALPIWAIFMKKVWADKTLGVSPDDKFIKPSDWKDGCSNLKGLGGGYGDDGSLQTIDEIKNPRPADPTPKKTTEKKEENINENLHSNDEVDFNK, encoded by the coding sequence GCTTCTGAAATCATATCTTCAGATGGGGTCACACTGGGTAAGTTTGAGAAAGAGAAGACTCAGCCTATTGTATATAAGGATCTTCCGCCTTACCTTATCTATGCCCTTCAGGCGAAAGAGGATGAACGTTTTAAAGAACATTCAGGAATCGATTTATACTCTATCGCCAGAGCTGTGGCTTACGGTGGTGGACGTGGTGGTGGTTCTACCATCACCCAGCAGCTAGCAAAACTTCTTTTCACAGGAACCGCATCTCAGAATAAATTTGAAAGAGCATTCCAGAAACTGAAAGAATGGGTAGTGGCTGTGAGTCTTGAAAAAAGATATACCAAAGAAGAAATTATCACACTTTATTTCAATAAGTTTGACTTCTTATTCAATGCAAACGGTGTTGAAATGGCATCCAGAGTTTATTTTAACAAAAAAACCTCTGAACTTACGCTTCCGGAAGCCGCAACTTTTGTTGCCATGCTTGAAAATCCAAGAAAAAACAACCCATACAGATATCCTGAAAAAGCAAAAGAGAGAAGAAATGTTGTTTTGGATCAGATGCAAAAAACGGGATATATTGATGCTGCTACTTATGAAAAGGCAATTAGCACTCCTGTAGAAGTAGACTTCCATCCTATTAAAAGTATTACTGACGGATATTCTGCCTACTATAAATTCTATCTGAGAAAAGAGATTGACAAATATCTTGAAACTCACGAAAAAGAAACAGGAAAGAAGCTCAACCTTTACAAAGATGGTCTAAAAATATATGTTACCCTTGACTCTAAAATGCAAAAATATGCAGAAGAGGCAATTAAAGAACATTTAACCGACCTTCAGAAAAGATTTGATGCAGAGCAGAGAGGAAGAAAAAACAGACCTTTTTACTATCTTACAGATAAACAAATCAACTCCGTAATGCTTCAGGCTATGAAAAGAACCGGAAGATATAAACTGTTGAAAGCTGATGGTATGCCTGAAGATTCTATTATGATGGAATTCAAGAAACCTATCAAAACTTCACGATTCACATGGAACGGAGAGGAAGAGGTTGAAATGTCACCTTGGGACTCTATCAGATATCACAAACAAATTGCACAGGCTGGGCTTATGTCTATGGTTCCGGGAACGGGAGAAATCAAAGCCTGGGTAGGAGGTATTGACTGGCAGCACTTCCAGTATGACCACATTAAGCAAGGTAAGAGACAGGTAGGATCCACCTTCAAGCCTTTCGTATATGCAACTGCAATTATGAAACTTGGAATGACTCCTTGTTCAACTGTTTCTAACGCAACTTATGATCACAATGGATGGCACGTTCCGGGAAGAGGAGGAATGCTTACTTTAAAAGATGGTTTAGCACACTCTCAAAACCCTATTGCCGCAAGACTTATTGAAATGACGGGTGTAGACGCTGTTATCCAGACCGCAAGAGATCTGGGGGTAACAGAAGATATTCCAAGAAATAACACCATAGCACTAGGTTCATCAGACATTACCATCTATGAGATGTTAGGAGCCTATAGCACTTTTGCCAACTATGGAAATCACAATAAACCGGAAATGATTTGGAGAATTGAAGATGCCAACGGTAGGGTTATTAAAGAAGTAAATGTAGAACCTAAGGAAGTAATGAATCCAATGTACGCCTATACCATGATTGAATTGATGAAAGGTGTTGCACAATATGGTACCGCATCAGGAGAATTAGGAAGAAGAGGAATCTCAAAAGGGGTTGAAATTGCTGCTAAAACAGGTACTACACAGAACAACTCAGATGGTTGGTTCATGGGGATCACTCCAAAACTGGCAACAGGAGCCTGGGTAGGATGGGAAGACAGAGCCACTCACTTCTTCGGAACTGGTGAAGGTCAGGGTGCGAGAATGGCGTTACCAATATGGGCCATCTTCATGAAAAAGGTATGGGCAGATAAAACATTAGGAGTGAGTCCTGATGATAAGTTTATCAAACCTTCAGACTGGAAAGACGGCTGTTCAAATCTTAAAGGATTAGGTGGCGGATATGGAGATGACGGAAGTCTTCAGACCATTGACGAAATCAAGAATCCAAGACCGGCAGATCCAACTCCTAAGAAAACTACAGAAAAGAAAGAGGAAAATATTAACGAAAACCTTCATTCGAATGATGAGGTAGATTTTAATAAATAA